The Halobacterium litoreum genome includes a region encoding these proteins:
- the thrS gene encoding threonine--tRNA ligase, translating into MSSVTVTLPDGSTLEMESGATVEDVAYEIGPGLGRDTVAGKIDHELVAKEESITEDCEIEIVTDQSDEYLDVLRHTAAHVLAQAILRHHPDAKLTIGPFTDEGFYYDIADVELDADDLDEIQAEAEAIIEEDLDVERVAYGRDEAAEKYADNEFKREILETEAAGDGPVSFYQQGEFEDLCKGPHVESTGEIGGFKVLETSGAYWRGDEENEMLTRVYGTAFPTESDLEAFLERREEAKERDHRKIGREMDLFSVPEHSPGCPHYHPNGMAMRRELEDYIREQNDDLGFDEVRTPELNKAELWKPTGHYETFTENGEMFAWHQDDTEYGLKPMNCANHAHIYSETTHSYRDLPIRYSEFGNVYRNEQSGELSGLLRVRGLTQDDGHAFVRPDQIQSEILAILRTIEEIYGAMDLDVLYKLETQGDDAMGSDEIWEQATDALKDALAAESLDYDVEPGEAAFYGPKIGINAKDALGREWTIGTVQVDFNIPRSLDLTYIGEDNEGHHPVMIHRALLGSFERFMGVLIEHFKGRFPTWLAPEQVRILPVTDDNLGYAHRLANELDGFRVDIEDRSWTVGKKIQQAHDDNVPYMLVVGDDEEDANAVSVRDRQEREEKGVEMDAFVDHLEDEVSEKRLEPDFLGE; encoded by the coding sequence ATGAGTTCGGTCACTGTGACGCTGCCGGACGGCTCCACCCTGGAGATGGAGTCCGGCGCGACGGTCGAGGACGTAGCGTACGAAATTGGGCCCGGCCTCGGCCGTGACACAGTCGCGGGGAAGATAGACCACGAGCTGGTGGCCAAGGAGGAGTCCATCACCGAGGACTGCGAGATCGAGATTGTCACCGACCAGAGCGACGAGTACCTCGACGTGCTCCGGCACACCGCCGCGCACGTGCTCGCGCAGGCCATCCTCCGTCACCACCCCGACGCGAAACTGACCATCGGGCCGTTCACGGACGAGGGCTTCTACTACGACATCGCGGACGTCGAACTGGACGCCGACGACCTCGACGAGATTCAGGCCGAAGCCGAGGCCATCATCGAGGAGGACCTCGACGTCGAGCGCGTCGCCTACGGCCGCGACGAGGCCGCCGAGAAGTACGCCGACAACGAGTTCAAACGCGAGATTCTGGAGACCGAGGCGGCGGGCGACGGCCCCGTGAGTTTCTACCAGCAGGGCGAGTTCGAGGACCTCTGTAAGGGCCCGCACGTCGAGTCGACGGGCGAGATTGGCGGCTTCAAGGTGCTGGAGACGTCGGGCGCGTACTGGCGCGGCGACGAGGAAAACGAGATGCTCACCCGGGTCTACGGCACCGCGTTCCCGACCGAGAGCGACCTCGAAGCGTTCCTCGAACGCCGCGAGGAGGCCAAGGAGCGCGACCACCGGAAAATCGGCCGGGAGATGGACCTGTTCTCGGTGCCCGAGCACAGCCCCGGTTGTCCGCACTACCACCCGAACGGGATGGCGATGCGGCGCGAACTCGAGGACTACATTCGCGAGCAGAACGACGACCTCGGGTTCGACGAGGTGCGCACGCCCGAACTGAACAAGGCCGAACTGTGGAAGCCGACGGGCCACTACGAGACGTTCACCGAGAACGGCGAGATGTTCGCGTGGCACCAGGACGACACCGAGTACGGCCTGAAGCCGATGAACTGCGCGAACCACGCGCACATCTACTCGGAGACAACGCACTCCTACCGGGACCTCCCGATTCGGTACTCCGAGTTCGGGAACGTCTACCGGAACGAGCAGTCCGGCGAACTCTCCGGTCTGCTGCGCGTTCGCGGCCTGACCCAGGACGACGGCCACGCGTTCGTGCGCCCGGACCAGATTCAGTCCGAGATTCTCGCCATCCTCCGCACCATCGAGGAGATTTACGGCGCGATGGACTTAGACGTGCTGTACAAACTGGAGACGCAGGGCGACGACGCGATGGGCAGCGACGAAATCTGGGAGCAGGCGACCGACGCGCTAAAGGACGCTCTCGCCGCCGAGAGCCTCGATTACGACGTGGAGCCCGGCGAGGCGGCGTTCTACGGGCCGAAAATCGGTATCAACGCGAAGGACGCGCTGGGCCGAGAGTGGACCATCGGCACGGTGCAGGTGGACTTCAACATCCCGCGGTCGCTGGACTTGACCTACATCGGCGAGGACAACGAGGGGCATCACCCGGTGATGATTCACCGCGCGCTCCTCGGCTCCTTCGAGCGGTTCATGGGCGTGCTCATCGAGCACTTCAAGGGTCGGTTCCCGACGTGGCTGGCGCCCGAGCAGGTGCGCATCCTCCCCGTGACCGACGACAACCTCGGCTACGCACACCGCCTCGCGAACGAACTCGACGGGTTCCGCGTGGACATCGAGGACCGGTCGTGGACGGTCGGGAAGAAGATTCAGCAGGCCCACGACGACAACGTCCCGTACATGCTCGTCGTCGGCGACGACGAGGAGGACGCGAACGCCGTCTCGGTGCGCGACCGACAGGAGCGCGAGGAGAAGGGCGTCGAGATGGACGCGTTCGTCGACCACCTCGAAGACGAAGTGAGCGAGAAGCGCCTCGAACCCGACTTCCTCGGGGAGTAG
- a CDS encoding HPP family protein yields the protein MSLSDAVPTALSDPWDALRAARRRLFEPVEERPPLGDALRTTTRVCGLLMGLAAVAWASGLPYIFPSLGPSAYALAVSPSSATSRPQRVFGGHLFGVVGGLLAYHLLAPGLAVTSLPTALSVDGARLAASATLSVGLTSAGMLTTDLRHAPACATTLIVGLGILPRVEEGGIILSAVLLLVAIDYALPGFGGVEDRPK from the coding sequence GTGTCGCTGTCTGACGCCGTGCCGACCGCACTCTCGGACCCGTGGGACGCGCTCCGGGCGGCGCGTCGCCGGCTGTTCGAACCGGTCGAGGAGCGGCCCCCGCTGGGAGACGCGCTTCGGACGACGACGCGGGTGTGCGGTCTCTTGATGGGGCTCGCCGCCGTCGCGTGGGCGAGCGGCCTGCCCTACATCTTCCCGAGTCTCGGGCCGTCGGCGTACGCGCTGGCAGTGAGTCCGTCGTCGGCGACGAGTCGGCCACAGCGCGTGTTCGGCGGCCACCTGTTCGGCGTGGTCGGCGGCCTGCTCGCGTACCACCTGCTCGCGCCCGGACTCGCCGTCACCAGCCTGCCGACCGCACTCAGCGTCGACGGAGCGAGACTCGCGGCCAGCGCGACGCTGTCGGTCGGACTGACGAGCGCCGGGATGCTGACGACCGACCTGCGCCACGCCCCGGCGTGTGCGACGACGCTCATCGTCGGTCTCGGCATCCTTCCGCGCGTCGAGGAGGGCGGTATCATCCTGTCGGCGGTACTGCTGCTGGTGGCCATCGACTACGCACTCCCGGGGTTCGGCGGCGTCGAAGACCGACCGAAGTAG